From the Bradyrhizobium ontarionense genome, the window GAATTTCGACGTCTGTAGACGAGCCCCCACGATTTATGGTCGTGGCGCCGTCACGTTTTGTCTGTCATAGACAGGTACCTTGCGATGCAAGGTACCTTGTGATACCTTCTAGCCATGACGGAACAGATGCAGGTCCAGCTGAAGAAGGGTGCGCTCGAATTGTGCGTGCTGGCGCTGCTGGCGCGGGGCGAGAGCTACGCCTACGAGATTGCCAGCTCGCTGGCGGCTGGCGTGGGCATCGGAGAGGGGACGATCTATCCTTTGATGCGGCGCATGCAGGACGACAAGCTGGTCGAAACCCGTCTTGCCGAATCCAACAGCGGTCCGCCGCGCAAATATTATCGGC encodes:
- a CDS encoding PadR family transcriptional regulator, which encodes MTEQMQVQLKKGALELCVLALLARGESYAYEIASSLAAGVGIGEGTIYPLMRRMQDDKLVETRLAESNSGPPRKYYRLTPAGRAAFTAQKREWRSFADAVNTLLGER